A genomic region of Metopolophium dirhodum isolate CAU chromosome 1, ASM1992520v1, whole genome shotgun sequence contains the following coding sequences:
- the LOC132936070 gene encoding RNA-binding protein spenito-like — protein MIGLPRDYKAKKITVKIDNMKRRSYGDSPPMSRKKRHSSINRYDGSSDERGSPERVRRRARSPPSPRPSRYSERDEFGRSRELDRSHPTYKVLSVSALHPKASDEQVKEILYREYRKFGEFSVKISHELDDRVAYVCFRSSEDARDAKHSKPRISLFDKIALVTPVYESRSSRDHYESRARRSRSRNFSPEFERYYHRSPMPPEIHRIHPADRFYERLPYGTLPPLLPPRDFREIGLPPLHPHELMIPRGPLLHHVAPIHPHLGPIHPLYGPPRHFMPPFRPHPHPHLISHDKKDKFPNYLHHIPPEEDPLATRTLFAGNLEVSISDEELRRIFGRYGVVEDIDVKRPLPGTGNAYAFVRYQNLDMAHRAKVELSGQYLGKFQCKIGYGKSTPTQRIWVGGLGPWTSLAQLEQEFDRFGVIKKIEYVKGDICAYIQFESIDAATAAVKEMRGVALGGSEHKLRTDFADGGVCVSPTLTYSSKSKSSHDDVAASAGDLRELVRQDEYPYGWPDGEYPSYSSRSYRKGRTEYCEESKEFGNYENGRSFKQHSVSDIGSPRSPGRSPLHQSIDSDVESEEGALQSAGPFGSVRTLGDLAHKCTDIWQGSLVLKSSQFPAKCHLISGDTNVIESMMRDEDGKSTLRITQRLRLDEPKLEDVSKRIITADMHAIFLAMPCSTNSISNDDASVQIRPLRNLVSYLKQKEAAGVISLIIKDPEPAGVLYAFPPCEYSAKLLKQSAKNLSGETLKDDHLVVVVVSGGVS, from the coding sequence ATGATTGGATTGCCTAGAGATTATAAAGCCAAAAAAATCACCGTGAAAATTGACAATATGAAACGTAGAAGTTATGGAGATTCGCCTCCTATGTCACGTAAAAAACGTCATAGCAGTATTAACAGGTATGATGGTAGTTCTGACGAGCGAGGATCACCCGAACGTGTACGCCGTAGAGCTCGATCGCCGCCCAGTCCTAGACCATCTAGGTATTCAGAACGTGATGAATTTGGCCGTTCTAGGGAATTGGATCGATCGCATCCCACTTATAAAGTGTTGTCAGTGAGTGCTTTACATCCCAAAGCAAGTGACGAACAGgtcaaagaaatattatatcgaGAATATCGCAAATTTGGTGaattttctgttaaaatatcaCATGAACTAGATGACAGGGTGGCATATGTGTGTTTTAGAAGCTCAGAAGATGCTAGAGATGCCAAACACAGTAAGCCTAGAATaagtttatttgataaaatagcTTTAGTTACACCTGTTTATGAAAGTCGTAGTTCTAGAGATCATTATGAATCAAGAGCTAGGCGTTCTCGATCCCGAAATTTTTCCCCAGAGTTTGAACGATACTATCATAGGTCTCCAATGCCGCCAGAAATTCATAGGATACATCCGGCTGATAGGTTTTATGAAAGGTTGCCATATGGTACTCTTCCCCCTTTGCTGCCGCCACGAGACTTTCGAGAAATAGGTTTGCCACCATTACATCCTCATGAGCTAATGATACCTAGAGGACCGTTATTGCATCATGTGGCTCCTATTCATCCTCATTTAGGGCCAATTCATCCGTTGTATGGACCACCAAGACATTTTATGCCACCTTTTAGACCGCACCCTCATCCTCATTTGATTTCACATGACAAAAAAGATAAATTTCCAAACTATTTGCACCACATTCCACCAGAAGAAGACCCATTAGCCACACGCACATTGTTTGCTGGAAATTTAGAAGTTTCTATTTCGGATGAAGAACTACGCCGTATATTTGGTAGATATGGAGTTGTTGAGGATATTGATGTTAAACGACCATTGCCAGGAACAGGAAATGCATATGCATTTGTTCGTTATCAAAATTTAGATATGGCTCATAGAGCAAAAGTCGAATTATCTGGTCAATATTTAGGCAAATTTCAATGTAAAATTGGCTATGGAAAATCTACACCAACACAACGAATATGGGTTGGTGGTTTGGGTCCTTGGACATCACTTGCTCAACTAGAACAAGAATTTGATAGATTtggtgttattaaaaaaattgagtatgTCAAAGGTGACATTTGTGCCTATATACAGTTTGAAAGCATTGATGCTGCAACTGCAGCTGTCAAAGAAATGAGAGGAGTGGCTTTAGGAGGCTCTGAACATAAACTGAGAACAGATTTTGCTGATGGAGGTGTCTGTGTTAGTCCTACATTAACGTATTCATCAAAGTCTAAGTCATCTCATGATGATGTTGCAGCATCTGCAGGAGATTTACGAGAACTAGTAAGACAAGATGAATATCCATATGGTTGGCCAGATGGTGAATATCCTTCTTACAGTTCTAGAAGTTATCGTAAAGGCCGTACAGAATACTGTGAAGAAAGCAAAGAATTTGGCAATTATGAGAATGGTCGATCATTCAAGCAGCATTCTGTTTCTGATATTGGTTCTCCTCGATCACCTGGAAGATCACCACTTCACCAATCGATTGACAGTGATGTAGAATCTGAAGAAGGAGCTCTACAATCTGCAGGTCCTTTTGGTTCTGTTCGTACACTAGGGGATTTGGCTCATAAATGTACTGATATATGGCAAGGCAGTCTTGTATTAAAAAGCTCTCAATTCCCGGCTAAATGCCATTTAATTTCTGGTGATACAAATGTTATAGAATCAATGATGAGAGATGAAGACGGTAAATCAACATTACGCATAACCCAACGGTTACGTTTAGATGAGCCAAAGTTGGAAGATGTTTCTAAACGTATAATAACTGCTGATATGCATGCCATATTTTTGGCAATGCCTTGTTCTACTAACTCCATTTCCAACGATGATGCATCGGTACAAATTAGACCGTTACGTAATTTAGTAtcctatttaaaacaaaaagagGCTGCTGGGgttatatcattaataattaaagatcCTGAACCAGCTGGTGTATTATATGCATTTCCTCCGTGTGAGTATTCAGccaaattattgaaacaaagtGCAAAAAATTTAAGCGGTGAAACATTAAAAGATGATCATTTAGTTGTGGTAGTAGTTAGTGGGGGTGTTTCGTAA